The following proteins come from a genomic window of Trifolium pratense cultivar HEN17-A07 linkage group LG4, ARS_RC_1.1, whole genome shotgun sequence:
- the LOC123922851 gene encoding pinin-like, producing MSTSTRRRNYRIQPQPPTQPPPQDQPPQPPPPLQPQHQQPQPLTQPPPRDQSPQLQPQHQQPQSPPQLHHLQVRDLIPNEVGFKVLANWNVERQAVGESVGLLAGYLGFLASNDDLFPIMYPKWPKVTTTKKDLVYEKNIEEELQKEIRASNSVNQSFVKVFGKEHNGYIRGVGLGVTLSQIFGHSSRHSTSVADAQIGKMQREIDALTTQVAEVEALKTKVAEFDKLKEQFAFIMANMKGNHARQSPYEFII from the exons ATGTCTACCTCAACAAGAAGACGTAATTATCGTATACAACCTCAACCTCCCACTCAACCTCCACCTCAAGATCAACCCCCTCAACCACCCCCTCCACTTCAACCCCAACATCAACAACCTCAACCTCTCACTCAACCTCCACCTCGAGATCAATCCCCTCAACTTCAACCCCAACATCAACAACCTCAATCTCCCCCTCAACTTCATCATTTACAAGTGCGAGACTTAATCCCAAACGAAGTGGGATTTAAGGTGCTAGCAAATTGGAATGTTGAAAGGCAGGCAGTGGGAGAGTCAGTTGGATTATTAGCAGGCTATTTGGGCTTTCTTGCGAGTAATGATGATTTATTTCCTATCATGTATCCAAAATGGCCTAAAGTTACTACaacaaagaaagatttggtttATGAGAAAAACATAGAG GAAGAGTTACAAAAAGAAATTCGTGCATCGAATTCGGTGAATCAATCTTTTGTGAAAGTGTTTGGGAAAGAGCATAATGGGTATATTCGAGGAGTAGGACTTGGTGTAACACTATCTCAGATTTTTGGACATAGTTCTCGTCATTCAACATCAGTTGCGGATGCACAAATAGGCAAGATGCAAAGAGAAATTGATGCGCTAACTACACAAGTTGCTGAAGTTGAAGCGCTAAAAACAAAAGTTGCTGAATTTGATAAGTTGAAAGAACAATTTGCTTTTATTATGGCTAATATGAAAGGAAACCATGCAAGACAATCTCCCTatgaatttattatataa